A stretch of Metabacillus sp. FJAT-52054 DNA encodes these proteins:
- a CDS encoding YusW family protein encodes MKKIASAVLAAALAVNVAGQASAAEVKLPQGTIEQVKKIDVNSLWKTVDTFNGTIELTDAKYKVDYKEEKGIVKVSIKKESGNKTIEVTGEEANKKVAEFVKNLDLSLNLSKEEVIKRLSNALGVKPSDVQRAKASVGFNNMATVDFSFKKGEKSAVINPYNISKLYMKVEDKNGYYYHVTYLAHGDSVKAIIEKKTAAGTKEYKGIYALLEALRIKDSVIPAKDVTWNGYLDQLSKTLGMKVTDITKVEVQSQFENNTKANINFER; translated from the coding sequence ATGAAGAAAATCGCTTCAGCAGTATTGGCGGCAGCACTTGCAGTCAACGTGGCAGGTCAAGCATCTGCAGCGGAAGTTAAGCTTCCGCAGGGAACAATTGAGCAAGTGAAGAAAATTGACGTGAATTCCCTATGGAAAACAGTCGATACCTTCAATGGCACAATTGAACTAACAGATGCGAAGTACAAAGTGGATTACAAGGAAGAAAAAGGAATCGTTAAGGTTTCTATTAAAAAAGAATCCGGCAATAAAACGATTGAAGTAACAGGCGAAGAAGCAAACAAAAAAGTTGCAGAGTTTGTGAAAAATCTTGATCTTTCCTTGAACTTAAGCAAAGAGGAAGTCATCAAACGCTTGTCCAATGCTCTTGGAGTAAAACCTTCTGACGTTCAGCGTGCAAAAGCTTCAGTCGGGTTTAACAACATGGCAACTGTAGACTTCTCCTTCAAAAAAGGTGAAAAATCAGCCGTTATCAATCCTTACAATATCAGCAAGCTTTACATGAAAGTAGAAGACAAGAACGGCTACTACTACCATGTAACATACCTTGCTCACGGCGACAGCGTTAAAGCAATCATCGAAAAGAAAACAGCAGCCGGCACGAAAGAATATAAAGGCATCTATGCCCTGCTTGAAGCGCTAAGAATTAAAGACAGCGTCATTCCTGCTAAAGATGTTACGTGGAATGGATACCTTGATCAGCTTTCCAAAACACTTGGAATGAAAGTGACGGACATCACGAAAGTGGAAGTTCAGTCTCAGTTTGAAAACAACACAAAAGCGAATATCAACTTCGAAAGATAA
- a CDS encoding UDP-glucose/GDP-mannose dehydrogenase family protein — translation MNIAIIGTGYVGLVTGVCLSEIGHDVTCLDINSEKVELLQKGISPIYEPGLEELMLKNIEAGRLKFTDSHIIGLKDKDVVYIAVGTPQSDDGSANLSYIYKAARDIGQNITRDVTVVTKSTVPLGTNYKVRELVMANLQDNYLVEAVSNPEFLREGSAIHDSFNGDRIVIGADDVEAANIIEEINKPFGLPILKTSISSAEMIKYAANAFLATKISFINEIANLSEKVGADVNEVANGMGMDARIGSKFLNAGIGYGGSCFPKDTHALVKISQDHGHDFHLLKSVIQINENQKTLLVKKAKERLGSLEGKRIALLGLAFKPETDDMREAASIVVSKQLVEEGAEIIGYDPIAAENAKAILPEEVQYAEQIEDAIKEADAVFILTDWKEIVEKALLMSGLFMENPIVFDGRNCYTAEEAQKLHVEYISIGRDAVLPTGEKEQESILAASF, via the coding sequence ATGAATATTGCCATTATCGGAACTGGATACGTAGGTCTTGTTACTGGAGTTTGTCTTTCTGAAATCGGGCATGACGTGACGTGCCTGGATATTAATTCTGAAAAAGTAGAATTGCTTCAAAAAGGAATTTCCCCTATTTATGAACCGGGTCTTGAAGAATTAATGCTGAAAAACATTGAGGCTGGCCGCCTGAAGTTCACAGACAGCCACATCATTGGCCTTAAAGACAAAGATGTTGTTTATATTGCTGTAGGTACTCCTCAGTCTGACGATGGTTCCGCAAACCTTTCCTATATCTACAAAGCAGCAAGAGATATCGGCCAAAACATCACCCGCGACGTGACGGTCGTAACAAAGAGTACCGTTCCGCTCGGAACAAATTACAAGGTGCGCGAATTGGTTATGGCCAATCTTCAGGACAACTACCTGGTGGAAGCCGTTTCAAATCCTGAATTCTTAAGAGAAGGTTCGGCTATCCATGATTCTTTCAATGGCGACCGCATTGTCATCGGGGCGGACGACGTTGAAGCAGCTAATATCATTGAAGAAATCAACAAGCCATTCGGACTTCCTATTCTAAAAACAAGCATCAGCAGTGCAGAAATGATCAAGTATGCAGCAAATGCCTTCCTGGCAACGAAGATTTCCTTTATCAACGAAATTGCGAATCTTTCCGAAAAAGTGGGCGCTGATGTAAATGAAGTGGCAAACGGTATGGGAATGGATGCACGGATCGGAAGCAAATTCCTTAATGCGGGAATCGGCTACGGCGGCTCTTGCTTCCCGAAGGATACGCATGCACTTGTGAAGATCTCTCAGGATCACGGCCATGATTTCCACCTTCTGAAATCCGTTATCCAAATCAATGAGAACCAAAAAACGCTTTTGGTTAAAAAGGCTAAAGAACGTTTAGGATCTCTTGAAGGAAAGCGTATTGCCCTGCTTGGTCTTGCGTTCAAACCTGAAACGGACGATATGCGTGAAGCGGCGTCAATTGTTGTTTCCAAACAGCTGGTAGAAGAAGGGGCAGAAATTATCGGCTATGATCCGATTGCTGCTGAAAATGCAAAAGCGATTCTGCCGGAAGAAGTTCAATATGCAGAACAAATTGAAGATGCAATCAAAGAAGCGGATGCAGTCTTTATCTTAACAGACTGGAAAGAAATTGTAGAAAAAGCGCTTCTAATGTCTGGACTGTTTATGGAAAATCCAATCGTATTTGACGGCCGCAACTGCTATACAGCAGAAGAGGCGCAGAAGCTTCACGTTGAGTACATTTCAATCGGACGCGACGCAGTCCTCCCTACAGGTGAAAAAGAGCAGGAATCGATTCTTGCTGCTTCCTTTTAA
- the galU gene encoding UTP--glucose-1-phosphate uridylyltransferase GalU — MKVRKAIIPAAGLGTRFLPATKAQPKEMLPIVDKPTIQYIVEEAIKSGIEDILVISGRGKRAIEDHFDKSYELEETLYKKGKFERLEEIQSISNMANIHYVRQKEPRGLGHAIHCAESFIGNEPFAVLLGDDIVKSETPCLKQLIDVFEKYDSSVLGVQEVEHKDVSKYGIIAPLENKTLEEDVLSLSTVVEKPAVEQAPSNYAIMGRYILTPEIFSILETLPPGSGNEIQLTDAIKILNESQTVLAYNFAGKRYDVGDKFGFVKATIDFALERGDLGDQVHEYLSSLVKEKEIILS; from the coding sequence ATGAAAGTACGTAAAGCGATTATTCCTGCAGCCGGTTTAGGCACCCGTTTCCTTCCCGCTACGAAAGCTCAGCCGAAGGAAATGCTCCCAATTGTAGACAAGCCAACAATTCAATACATTGTGGAGGAAGCAATTAAATCGGGGATTGAAGATATTCTCGTCATTAGCGGACGCGGTAAGCGTGCCATAGAGGATCATTTCGATAAATCCTATGAGCTGGAGGAAACGCTCTACAAAAAAGGCAAGTTTGAAAGGCTAGAGGAAATTCAGTCGATATCCAACATGGCAAACATTCACTATGTGCGCCAAAAAGAGCCGCGCGGCCTTGGACATGCGATCCATTGCGCAGAGAGCTTTATCGGAAATGAGCCTTTTGCCGTTTTGCTTGGCGACGACATCGTTAAGTCCGAAACTCCATGCTTAAAACAGCTCATAGATGTGTTCGAAAAATATGATTCCTCTGTTTTGGGTGTTCAGGAAGTGGAGCATAAAGATGTTTCCAAATATGGAATCATTGCTCCTCTTGAAAACAAGACACTTGAAGAAGATGTTCTATCTCTATCAACAGTTGTGGAAAAGCCTGCGGTTGAGCAAGCTCCTTCCAACTATGCGATTATGGGCCGTTACATATTGACGCCTGAGATCTTCAGTATCCTTGAAACGCTTCCACCGGGTTCCGGAAACGAAATCCAGCTTACTGACGCAATCAAAATACTGAATGAATCACAAACTGTACTAGCTTATAACTTTGCAGGCAAACGCTATGATGTTGGAGACAAATTCGGTTTTGTAAAAGCAACCATTGATTTTGCTCTTGAGCGTGGAGACCTTGGAGATCAGGTTCACGAATATTTAAGCAGCCTTGTAAAAGAGAAAGAAATCATCCTATCGTAA
- a CDS encoding glycosyltransferase, with translation MAKVEQDLSAMRESQEMNTQKKLSTREKTFVISLFVITVAALFYVNWTASDKLNLTIGLYGSVMIAYLLGKMLLSFKYQEVMMDPPDLKVSVVIPSYNESPDSVLGTIESILKQDYPIHEIFLIDDGSKDISGYEATLKLKENLMSGIGETAAELAKGNYKMPNLIVHRLPQNKGKRHAQIWAFEKATGDVFITVDSDCTVFPNAVRELLKPFNNPEVSATTGHVNIRNRTDNVLTRLIDMRYDNAFRVERAAHSVTNNVLVCSGPLSAYRREVVMKNLDHYGNQMFLGQQVQLGDDRCLTNYAIREGKTLYQSTARCITDAPTDLRTLLKQQSRWNKSFFRESLVAMKIGFTKPNVFVWVMLEMFLWIAFGISLILAIYFTSTTMGWIMLIYYLAYVVISAYARNVFYAYKRPFTFLLAPLYGLLFLILLCPLRFWALLTIRSTAWGTRG, from the coding sequence CGGCCCTTTTCTATGTGAACTGGACTGCGTCTGATAAGTTGAATTTAACAATCGGTCTATATGGTTCTGTAATGATTGCCTACCTATTAGGGAAAATGCTTCTTTCCTTCAAATATCAGGAAGTCATGATGGATCCACCTGATTTGAAAGTATCAGTCGTTATACCTTCCTATAATGAATCACCCGATTCTGTGCTTGGCACCATCGAAAGTATTCTGAAGCAGGATTATCCAATTCATGAAATTTTCCTGATTGATGATGGAAGCAAGGACATTTCTGGTTATGAGGCGACTTTAAAACTTAAAGAAAACCTTATGTCAGGTATTGGTGAAACAGCCGCTGAGCTGGCTAAAGGCAACTATAAAATGCCGAATTTGATTGTTCATCGCCTTCCTCAAAATAAAGGGAAACGCCATGCGCAAATCTGGGCTTTCGAAAAAGCAACTGGAGATGTATTTATAACAGTAGATTCAGACTGTACTGTATTTCCAAACGCTGTCCGCGAATTGCTAAAACCATTTAACAATCCTGAAGTATCAGCTACAACAGGGCACGTAAATATCCGAAACCGCACTGATAATGTTCTTACCCGTCTTATTGATATGCGCTACGACAATGCCTTCCGTGTAGAGCGTGCTGCTCACTCGGTTACAAATAATGTTCTGGTATGCAGCGGACCATTAAGTGCATACAGACGCGAAGTAGTAATGAAAAACCTGGATCACTACGGAAACCAAATGTTCCTTGGACAGCAGGTTCAGCTTGGTGATGACCGCTGCCTGACAAACTATGCGATTCGTGAAGGAAAGACACTTTATCAATCGACTGCCCGCTGTATTACAGATGCTCCAACAGATTTGCGCACACTGCTTAAGCAGCAATCACGCTGGAATAAATCATTTTTCCGTGAGAGTCTTGTTGCGATGAAAATTGGTTTTACGAAACCGAACGTTTTTGTATGGGTCATGCTTGAAATGTTCCTTTGGATTGCATTTGGTATTTCACTGATTCTTGCCATCTACTTCACGTCTACGACCATGGGCTGGATCATGCTCATTTACTACTTGGCTTACGTTGTTATATCGGCTTATGCCCGTAACGTGTTTTACGCCTACAAGAGGCCGTTTACATTCTTGCTCGCACCGTTATATGGTTTGCTGTTCCTAATCCTGCTTTGCCCGCTTCGCTTCTGGGCGCTTCTGACTATTCGCTCAACTGCTTGGGGTACACGCGGCTAA